The genomic interval CACCAAATTTTACTCAGACTTATTTGCAAGAGTCATTTTAACTCATCCTTTTCTTTGAACATGCACAGGTTTGTAGGACTGTCAGCAAACATTAACAAGTTTGGATTCTTAACTTCCATCCAAAGAGGTCACTGTACTTTACTGACAAGACTGGTTTATGCCCAAGTTATTCATGTTCAGGCAGCCACATGTAAGCCTGCCAGTAAAAGCGATCCCCTCAGATGGAGactaaatgatttttaatgatGGCTGCTGGTAAGTATTTCTgataaaatgtcaaaatatattttctccttgtctgACATATTACAGAAGTCAGTAAAAATAGGGATGATTTGTTACTATGATTTCCTAATAAGCTTTTACCTTTTGCTTTAATTCTTCACTGTTGGTTTTCCTGTTATATCTCTCTAAGCAAAAAGTGATGTAGCATTTCCACATGTCCTCTGTAGAATCAAAGGCATAATATCACACTTTATATAATCACAAGAGTAAGCACAAGTATTTGTCTTTGAGCAATACAGAGAATCCAAGCACTAAGTATTAATGccaactttgttttaaaatgttgtattaTAAAAGAGGCCCTACATTTATAAcactaacatttaaaaacagtttctcaGTGTAAGCTGCAACCAGTAACTCTTTCTAAAGAGCATTAAGCTCTTAGTTCAGCTGAGGCTTCAGCACATGCTGTCACAAGTGATGTTCAGTGTACTCTTTGCCTGTAGTTTTCACTGGGCCTGCAAGAGTGAGGACACTCACAGGCAGTCAAGAAAATCCTTGTCTTGAAAGCCTATATAAGCAGCAAATTTGAGTCCACTCCACAGATAGTCCCTTGAGAGCCTCCTTTGAGAGTAAGGACAATGCCAGATGTTGAAGTTGGATATCCACTCCACCGGCAATTCAAAAACATTGCTTACTCACAGCTAACCAGCAATATACTTGAGTTCTACAGGTTTCCTTTGTTTAGGAAATTTTCTCTATTTACAACTTCCAAACCTCTATTCATCTGTGGGCTTCTACTCTCCTCATTGGTTAAGTCacattaataaaagcaaacaagcaacaaaaagcACTTTCAGTTAAGCAGCTCCTTCGAGAGCATAAATGCATTGGAAAATAACCCAAGTAACACATAAAATAGATCTCAGAAAGGTAGCATCTAAAAACTGCTTGCCTTCTCTTAGGTATGGTAGAGCCTGCCAACACCTACTTCAAAACTTTCACAGTATACAGTATGCTGAACaaccaggaaaaaatgttaaaatgcagGCAGAACTTTTCACCTGCTGGCACTGCTCTCACAGCCTCTTCAAAAACTGCACAGCACCGTTCCTCTCTCTGGTTCATTTCAGatactttcatttgttttgtggtGTGTTCTGTGGACTGCAGGGACCCCAGGTCCAGCTCACGACGGGCCATGTAGTCCCATGTAAGAGGATCATCAGCATACTTGGTCTGCAAACTAAACACACCATGTCTGTAATACCCCTCAACCACCATTCTTCTTTTGCAAGTATGTTTAGAAGTGTTGTTATACTGGTATAGAGATGTACTTAATTTCTAAGTAAtcaaaagccagagaaaaaacattttacctTTCCACATGAGAAAGACAGAACATTAGTCCATTTTGAGGTGGGTTTTTTAGTATGGATATTCTCCAATAATAGCATGAACTAGACAGGCAGCATGTGAGAAAAATCTTTcgagaaaaatctttcttttgagAGAGAACAACTGGGGAAACTAAAGATGCAAAAGAACCACAAAGTAAACAAGGAAAATCAACAGCTCCTGCAGTAAGTTTACAGAAACATAGTAATTATTCAGTGACAACTGTATTTTATCTACTTTTTTCTTAGCAGCTTCTCAAAGCCTTTTCTGAAGTTAGATACAAATATCCTTTTCTAAAAAGCATACTTGCctcacattttgtttttcttaaaggatTTCCCATAGGCCTTAACATTCTATTTGCCTAGAGGAATAGCCTTTAGTTGTTAACCTGTCAACCCACTATAAATTAGAGAGGTTATGAGaatgtgtttattaaaaaaaaaacaaaaccaaaaccaaccaaacaaaaaaacaacaaaaaaaccccaacacaaaaCCACACCTCACCTTTcaagaatttctttttgcaaatcCTGAGTAAAATCAAAGAGCTTTGCAATAGAAAGCACAGCCAGATGGAATTCAACACCTAcgtttcaagaggaaaaaaaaaaagccatcaagTGGAGTATTACAACCATTGcacactttgcatttctgtaccTTTGCAAGCTTTTGTCAAGACACAGATAACATTGAAGTTTCTAGATAGATACCCTTTTCTCTTCTATAAATTTCAGTGTTCCATCCGTATGATAATCTATCTGTATTACCTACTGCAGAGCTGAGTTAAAGGTGACAACTTTCCTATTGAGTACAAGAAACATTCAATCACCTTTAATTTTCTGAGCAGCATCCCTGTAGATTATGCGAGCCATTTCCCCATTGAGAATCTCTTCAGAATAATTGAATTCCCCCTGCAATATCAAGCATAACATCGTGGAAAAAATcgttttcttttctcagctaCCATTTTTgcaaacatagaaaaaaaatcagaaattgtttttcttcatctaaATCTATCTTAATCTAATTTGCACAAGTCAACTATAAAGTAAGAGATAATAAGTTTAACTATTCCTTTCCAGAAATTACTATTAGCTTTCAAACTGGGGGATGTAACAAAAGACTTTacaaatgtaaagaaaagtCAACATATGAAGTATTTGAGCTGAGCATCAGCCAACACTTGAGAAGCTTAATACAGGCACAGAACATCAACAAAAACTTTCTCTAAGGTCTTCTCAAACAAACAATTAATACAGATCCCTTGAACCTATGCATTCAAACGTGTGATTCGCAAGCAGACAATATCTCTCAAGTAAGTTTAGCTGACCTACCAGGTCCATCTTTGCTTgttcaaattctttcttttccttcctctgtttttcagcatgCATCAGCTCCATTCTGAAATACTGCAGgagagaataaaatgaaattattgtgGGGGTGGGGATAAATCATAAAACATCTAAGACCACAAATGCGCTAAACAAGCTATCCGAGGCGCTACAAACCAGAACTTTGCCAACATCCCACATATGTCCAAGAGCCTTGGTTTTTAAAGGTTTGTGCATATAGCTATCTGCCCTACATATTCACTCAGAGATTTCCCACATGTAGAAACTACCACTTTCTAGTCATTCTTTAAACCTTAACTTGCCTTCAAAGAAAACCATGTTCCCTAGCAAAGGCTAGGGATGCCAGATCTAATCCACAGAACTATGTCCTAGCTGAGCTTACAGTACTTTAAAAGGGAATTCTGACACATTTATctataaaacagtttaaaatccTCACTCTGCATACATAAATACAGGATTTGCTAAACAATCGATAAATGCTACCAGTAAATagtactttcttcttttttagaTCTTTTAGACAACATTTCCCCACTGACGGCAAAATaagttttttccagttttctcagACTGATCTGAGAAATATGCTGGACTGATTTGCCCTGATTGATCAAGTAATTGGTCGTAGAAGAAAACCAGGAACTCACTTCTTGATAAAGTTTTGGGCACTCTGGATGGAAGCGCAAAGCACGAAGGAACAAGTGCCTAGCACTTTCTGACGAGAGCTGTGTCTCCATTTCCCATTTTGCTGCCATAATCCACAGTGCTGCAACAGATGAtacaaataaattcattttaagtCAAAGCAAGTAGCTGGTCATGAGAACCCATTTGGAAGCTACTCTCCAGGATGCACAGGTTGCTTTTGTTTGATGTGCCCACCCCAACATAACCATGAGCTCAGCAATGGAATAAGACTGATTATCTCCCACATAAAACCGAGTTCAAAGGACTAAAAGCTAAGCGGATCCAGGAAGTTTAATCTGGTATAGCTACAGATTCAATGACGCAGAATGTCTTCAAAAGCCAAAAAGCAGCCATGAGTATTCAAAATGTCCTACCTCTGAAACATTTACCTAGTTCCCAGTCTACCTGGGATATGGTCATTCAGACCATGGGGACACCCACTTCACATCACCTTTTGATTGCTCAGCACAATCCCTGTCAGAGCCCTTCTCTCTGAAGTAGCAGCAAGGCAAAGAAAAGTGAGTAGGAACTTTTACCCCAGTCACTTGAACTGAGATCTATAAGAACTTAAACTAACACTATACAATCTATACAGAATCATTTATGCAGCACTCGCTGTTGTTTTATTTACCTGGTTTATTTGGATGAATGGCcaacatggaagaaaacaccTTACTAAGCTGATGTTTTGCATTCTGTAAAAGAAGAAGGTTTGGTTTACCCCCTCTAGTACCGAACTGAACCACCAGCACCAAAGTTTCATTATGAAAGGTTACAAGTTGTAATGCAATTGTACtggaaaagacacttttttGCTACTTCATCTTCAGTTGGAAGTTTCTCATATTTGTTCAATATTGGCCAGCTTTCAAATGTTACCAGACTAGATTAGCATAGTTAAATCAAACCTAGCTAACGCAAATGTTGCCTGTATCACAAAACTGACCGCTTTTGAGGTAAAGACTGCATTTTTGATTTGGCCACTTGCATTACTATTACAAGGCCACTTTCTTCAGTACAGGAAGGACAAtgactaataataataattataataatgttgtattgggtttgcgtggcaaggttttggtaacaggggggttacaggggtggcttctgggagaagctccaagatggacccaccgctggccaaggccgagcccatcagctACAGTGGTAGCgcttctgtgataacatatttaagaagggtaaaaaagttgctgcggcacagaaactgcagccagaggaatgagaacatttaagagaaacaaccctgcaaaccccaaggtcagtgaaggaggaagggggaggaggtgctccatgcACCGgagcagattcccctgcagcctgtgaagaccacggtgaggcaggctgtccccctgcagcccagggaggtccacagtggagcagatctccacctgcagcccagagaggaccccacaccagagcaggtggatgcccgaaggaggctgtgaccccatgggaagcccacgctggagcaggtttgctggcaggacttgtgaccccatgggggacccaagctggagcagtgtgatcctgaaggactgcatgccgtggaagggacccatgctggagctgttcgtgaagaactgcagaccGTGGGAAAGACCCACGTtgaagttcgtggaggactgtttcccatgggagggaccccatgctggagcaggggaagagtgtgaggagtcctgcccctgaagaggatggagcggcagagacaacgtgtgatgaactgatcgtaacccccattccccatccccctgtgccactggggggaggagggagagaaaattgggagtgaagctgtgcccgggaagaagggggggtagggggaaggtgttttaagatttggttttatttctcattaccctgctctgatttgactggcaataaattaagttaatcttccctaagttgagtctgttttgcccataacagtaattggttgagcgatctctccctgtccttatctcgacctCCGAGCCTTTTGATAtatcttctctcccctgtccagttgaggagggggagtgacagagcagctttggtggccacctggcatccagccagggtcaacatACCACAAATGTGAAGACTTGCACAGGTAAGTTTACAAAGTAGAGAATTGCCAGAATTATACTTTTCAGCATAGCCACTGTAAGAAATGTTTGGAACAAAATCACAGTTCACAGACAGGTGATCCATTCATTCCAGAGAAGGTATAACCAATATTATGATTCTCCCAAACCAGATAGTACTCTAGATTCAATGCAATCAGCCACACCTTTGCCACCTGCAAGCATCAAATATCACACTAATTCATTCTGAGTCAAATTCTACACTTACATACATCAGTGAAAAGCCCAGGCAGCTCCAATACTACCATCAAAATCATTTCATTATTACAGCATGTGTCAGTACCCCATCTTGTAATTCAAGTTCCAGATACCTGATTAAACACCAATCCAGCATCTAAAATAAGATAAGATTAGCATTTTGAAAACTCACCCACTGTTTGCAAAATGCAACATGTGAAAGCCAAAGTTGGACATCTTCCTGTTGGAAATGCAAGGGGGAGAGAATCAACCTTATGATAAGGCAAGCACAAAACCACTTGCACATTGACAAGCAGACAATACGCCCTTGGTACGACAACTTGGCATGCACAGAGAAGGAATTTTGAATCTCAATTTCCCTTTCTGCCCCCAACCCAATCTTCAAACTCCTGCAAAATATCCAAAGAAAACCAACCCTCCCATCTCAAGATACACCGTTGCAGCTTCTTCAATCAAATCTATGTTACACTGAACTCAATAGAGAGCTCACTGTAATGGTTTCTGAGGCACCTTATTTAGGTTTTACCATGAGATTTATCAAGACAGTCTTTTCCTAAAGCAGCTGAAAgttcttttcattctgtttctaGTCCTTGCAAGCAGACAGACCAAACTCACATTGCAATACATCGCTCTAGACAGTTGAGGACTAATGACTcagaaaggacaaaatattGTTTGTGTAAAAAAACATCTATCTGGTATGAATGACCTACTTCTAGGCTACCGCTAACTACAAGACCATATGTCCACTTAGTTTTTCTACTACATTCTTCTGTATTATTGCAAATATCTGGTGGCAATGATATCTAGATAATTTTACATACCAAAAGGGCATTTTTTCAATCTATCagtacaaataaacaaacttaCTTTCCATTTCCCTATAGCACGGTTGAAAAGGCTATGGACTCTATGCAGAATAGAGTTCTCAATTTCATCCTTCTTAAACGAATATCCAATGCgctaggaggaaaaaagaaagtattaattttattgcaaTAGAAAATTTGGCATAAAGTATTTTGCACTCTAAATAATTGACAAACTTActgctcttcttttctttatcagtTCCAGCAGATTAATTTCATACTagaatggggagaaaaaaacatttcaaagaaaatgaggagACACTTAacagtaagggaaaaaaaatacatagatcAAGTTTTTTATAGCTAATCAAGCGGACAATAAAATTACATCcaggaaaacacaaacaacaaTTTTTTGGCCAGCTCACTACATTTCTAAGGCTGACTGAAATTCAGCTTGAATATTTGTATTGCACGTGGTATTTCAGACTTGAGTTGTTAGGACCCCATATTCCTAGAATCGTAACGCACAAGCCAAACTTCTAACACCATAAAAAATTTATTACACTTAACTACGATTTGCACAGCACATCAGGGAACTGGGGTGTCCGCACCCCTGGAGAGACAAGAAACTATAGGAAAAAGTCACAAGGATGAAGCCTCTCTCATCCCAAACTGAGCACCAACTAACTCCTGGCTATGCTTCATGCTCTGGTGTGTCTTAATAACGAGTGCGTGCCGATGAACCACCTACAAGTGAGCACCAGGGACCAGCTGAGGAGAGGCCTCAAGAAGCAGCCTGTCTTCCACGCGGGTCACTACAAAATCACATAACTTCTAACCGCGCTGGCTCTACAACGTGAGCTAGCACGCTCCGCTAATCAATAAAGCCTACCTgaatataattaataaaatccTCCTTCCGAAGAGTCCTCCGCTGTATTTTGTACTCCAGAGCCGAGGCCTTCCTCAGGACGGCCCTGCGGGAAGGGGAAATCAGCCAGCGGAGCAAGCCCGGCCGCACCGCCCGCGTTCGCGGTCCCTCGCCGGACACCCAGTCCCGCCGGCGCCGCGGCCCTCCGCCCGCCTCACCTGATCTCCTTACGCGTGAACAGCCCGACCcgctccagctgctccagctccgGGACGCGGTCCTCCAGCCGCTGCTCGATGCGCTccgccatggcggcggcggcggcagcccaGGGGCCTCACGCGTgcgctcggctcggctcggctcggccccgCCGGTTCCGgccgctccgcccgccgcctTCCGGGGCCGCGCCGCTCTGCCGCCCCCTGCCGGCCGCGCCGCGTACCCGGGCGGTAACCGGCAAAAGCCCGGCAAGGCGGGCCCGGGACGCGGTGACACGAAGTACGAGGGTCCCGGTGACTGCTCAAACGGGGAACCGGGTCCAAGTAGAATGGCTGTGGGGTGGGAAGAGTCCTGTGGGTGAGGACGTCTGGAGCGCAGGGAAGAGCGATGAGCTTCAACGTTTCAAGAACCGCAAAAACGCCGGGTGCTCCTACGCGGCATCTTCTGCACCCAAAGACAACGCGTGGCCCCCAGCCAGGCCTGGGTGACGGGGCGTCAGCCCAGAACTGT from Aquila chrysaetos chrysaetos chromosome 5, bAquChr1.4, whole genome shotgun sequence carries:
- the UTP6 gene encoding U3 small nucleolar RNA-associated protein 6 homolog, with translation MAERIEQRLEDRVPELEQLERVGLFTRKEIRAVLRKASALEYKIQRRTLRKEDFINYIQYEINLLELIKKRRARIGYSFKKDEIENSILHRVHSLFNRAIGKWKEDVQLWLSHVAFCKQWNAKHQLSKVFSSMLAIHPNKPALWIMAAKWEMETQLSSESARHLFLRALRFHPECPKLYQEYFRMELMHAEKQRKEKKEFEQAKMDLGEFNYSEEILNGEMARIIYRDAAQKIKGVEFHLAVLSIAKLFDFTQDLQKEILESLQTKYADDPLTWDYMARRELDLGSLQSTEHTTKQMKVSEMNQREERCCAVFEEAVRAVPAEDMWKCYITFCLERYNRKTNSEELKQKRLERMLGVFSKAHESSLLPEALYKQWLQLLLEFNLFEKATEVAEAATKRFSMSVEMWQMRVQVLIQLKSDDVTQCFEEAVKHMKSKGTLPLWTLWVEWSEGTNSKDDTEALYQRSLHATTPAESVTMKEMYLDWTYRNGGYKKVKRVFTSLCENRPFSLDFFRKMIQIEKEQESCKMLHLREYYERALREFGSTDSDLWLDYIKEELSHPQGKPENCGSIHWRAMKMLQGDLVEDFVSKYTLLQTGHL